Proteins encoded by one window of Dietzia sp. B32:
- a CDS encoding ABC transporter permease gives MRGTLMNATTARATAKADAVRGNHDDHDDHDDDKVTAAEVGPGRGAEPARGAPPAKSARPRFRLSADGPVVRYGGPLAVLAAVLGLWYLVSYGVLEPSRRFLLPAPHVVVTDGLLGPNISGMLEALGRTATVALTGLAIAFVIGVVWAIVMSQEKWAERSLFPYAVVLQCIPILALVPLIGFWFGFGFTARVFVCVLIALFPIVSNTLFGLKSVDPGLRRLFKLHHAGRLTVLRKLEAPAALPALFEGLRVAAGLSVVGAIVGDFFFKQGEPGIGILIDTFRARLQSPELFASILLASVLGVAVFLFFGLLSRKVVGRWYNPEAGR, from the coding sequence ATGAGAGGCACACTGATGAACGCAACCACCGCCCGCGCGACCGCGAAGGCCGACGCCGTCCGCGGGAACCACGACGACCACGACGACCACGACGACGACAAGGTCACCGCCGCCGAGGTGGGCCCCGGCCGCGGAGCCGAACCGGCCCGGGGGGCGCCGCCCGCGAAGTCCGCCCGCCCCCGGTTCCGCCTCTCGGCCGACGGGCCCGTGGTCCGCTACGGCGGCCCGTTGGCGGTCCTGGCCGCGGTATTGGGCCTGTGGTACCTCGTCAGCTACGGGGTGCTCGAGCCGTCGAGGCGGTTCCTGCTGCCGGCGCCGCACGTCGTGGTCACCGACGGCCTGCTCGGGCCGAACATCTCCGGGATGCTGGAGGCACTCGGGCGCACCGCGACCGTCGCGCTGACGGGGTTGGCGATCGCGTTCGTGATCGGCGTCGTGTGGGCGATCGTCATGAGCCAGGAGAAGTGGGCCGAGCGCTCGCTGTTCCCGTACGCGGTGGTGCTGCAGTGCATACCGATCCTCGCGCTGGTGCCGCTGATCGGCTTCTGGTTCGGGTTCGGGTTCACCGCCCGCGTGTTCGTGTGCGTGCTGATCGCCCTGTTCCCGATCGTGTCCAACACGCTGTTCGGTCTCAAGTCCGTGGACCCGGGCCTGCGCCGGCTGTTCAAACTCCACCACGCCGGGCGCCTGACGGTGCTGCGCAAGCTCGAGGCCCCGGCGGCGCTGCCCGCCCTGTTCGAGGGGTTGCGCGTGGCCGCCGGCCTGTCGGTGGTCGGCGCGATCGTCGGCGACTTCTTCTTCAAGCAGGGCGAGCCGGGCATCGGCATCCTCATCGACACCTTCCGCGCCCGGCTGCAGTCGCCGGAGCTGTTCGCCTCGATCCTGCTGGCCTCCGTGCTCGGCGTGGCCGTGTTCCTGTTCTTCGGTCTGCTGTCCCGCAAGGTCGTGGGGCGGTGGTACAACCCCGAGGCCGGCCGCTAG
- a CDS encoding ABC transporter ATP-binding protein produces MTTPTDMRAAQAARPGSEILGFDGVGVTYPNGTRALDGVDLRIRAGEFVSVVGPSGCGKSTLLSLASGLATHTDGYMQTGTDRIGYVFQDATLLPWRTVEQNVEMLAELDGIGRTERRDRAAAAIELVGLAGFEKSLPQELSGGMKMRVSLARSLTLDPELFLFDEPFGALDEITRQRLGDELLGLFAAKRFAGLFITHSVAEAVYLSTRVVVMSGRPGRITHSVDVPFGPERDPEIRYTADYINLVGEVSQALEEAH; encoded by the coding sequence ATGACCACACCCACCGACATGCGGGCGGCGCAGGCCGCCCGGCCCGGCAGCGAGATCCTCGGATTCGACGGCGTCGGCGTGACCTACCCCAACGGCACCCGCGCGCTCGACGGCGTGGACCTGCGGATCCGCGCGGGCGAGTTCGTCAGCGTCGTGGGCCCGTCCGGCTGCGGCAAGTCCACGCTGCTTAGCCTCGCCTCCGGGCTCGCCACCCACACCGACGGCTACATGCAGACCGGCACCGACCGCATCGGCTACGTCTTCCAGGACGCGACCCTGCTGCCGTGGCGGACGGTCGAGCAGAACGTGGAGATGCTCGCCGAGCTCGACGGCATCGGCCGCACCGAACGCCGTGACCGCGCGGCGGCGGCGATCGAACTGGTGGGCCTGGCCGGGTTCGAGAAGTCGCTGCCGCAGGAGCTGTCGGGCGGCATGAAGATGCGTGTCTCGCTGGCCCGGTCGCTGACCCTCGACCCGGAGTTGTTCCTGTTCGACGAGCCGTTCGGCGCACTCGACGAGATCACCCGGCAGCGACTCGGCGACGAGCTGCTGGGGCTGTTCGCGGCCAAGCGGTTCGCGGGGCTGTTCATCACGCACTCGGTCGCGGAGGCGGTGTACCTGTCCACGCGCGTGGTGGTGATGTCCGGTCGGCCGGGGCGCATCACACATTCGGTTGACGTGCCGTTCGGCCCGGAGCGCGACCCCGAGATCCGCTACACGGCGGACTACATCAACCTCGTCGGCGAGGTTTCCCAGGCACTTGAGGAGGCGCACTGA
- a CDS encoding amidohydrolase family protein yields the protein MEPRRVAPRHVDRIEGARLQGGRVVDVDIVDGVVVAVTDAGTTPLRGGPAGGASVIDARGYLVLTAPAEPHAHLDKALSWGATRPPGCDLGAAIGTWRAYAATVDEDEIHARALAAARKLVANGTTAVRSHVDLHDDHDPLRGVRALVRVRDELAAVMDLQIAVMVNEVDPADRARAAIAAGADLIGGAPHISTDPVAETHRLVDLAEELDTGIDLHVDEFLDGDHAMLEVFTDRVASWPAGQIRTAGHCCRIGSLDGAGQSRAAGALSRANVGVVTLPITNLYLQGRAGCTSVPRGLPPVRALLETEVTVAAGADNVRDPFNPVGRSDATETAMLLIVAAHLDMDTAWQLVTGGAREVMGLPPAGPSPGLRADLLLVRAGGLDDVIADAPPDRIVLRAGCVVAAREVLVVVDPGVAPCGGTSPRALPPDDRTPTTHQPAPTYEETR from the coding sequence ATGGAACCACGACGAGTCGCGCCGCGGCACGTGGACCGGATCGAGGGGGCGCGCCTGCAGGGCGGCCGGGTGGTCGACGTGGACATCGTCGACGGGGTGGTCGTGGCCGTGACCGATGCGGGGACCACCCCGTTGCGTGGCGGTCCCGCGGGTGGCGCCTCGGTGATCGATGCCCGCGGGTACCTGGTGCTCACCGCGCCCGCCGAGCCGCACGCCCACCTCGACAAGGCGCTGAGCTGGGGAGCGACGCGGCCGCCGGGCTGTGACCTGGGCGCGGCGATCGGTACGTGGAGGGCCTACGCGGCGACGGTGGACGAGGACGAGATCCACGCCCGCGCCCTCGCCGCGGCCCGCAAGCTGGTGGCCAACGGGACGACCGCGGTCCGCAGCCACGTCGACCTGCACGACGACCACGACCCGCTGCGCGGCGTCCGCGCCCTGGTGCGGGTCCGCGACGAGCTCGCCGCGGTGATGGACCTGCAGATCGCGGTGATGGTCAACGAGGTCGACCCGGCGGACCGGGCCCGCGCCGCGATCGCGGCCGGCGCCGACCTCATCGGCGGTGCCCCGCACATCTCGACCGACCCGGTCGCCGAGACGCACCGGCTGGTGGACCTCGCCGAGGAACTGGACACCGGCATCGACCTGCACGTGGACGAGTTCCTCGACGGCGACCACGCCATGCTCGAGGTGTTCACCGACCGCGTCGCGTCCTGGCCGGCGGGGCAGATCCGGACGGCCGGGCACTGCTGCCGCATCGGGTCGCTCGACGGGGCGGGCCAGTCCCGTGCGGCCGGCGCGCTGAGCAGGGCGAACGTGGGCGTCGTGACCCTGCCCATCACCAACCTGTACCTGCAGGGCCGTGCCGGCTGCACCTCCGTCCCGCGCGGCCTGCCCCCGGTGCGCGCCCTGCTCGAGACCGAGGTGACCGTGGCCGCCGGCGCCGACAACGTGCGCGACCCGTTCAACCCGGTCGGCCGCTCCGACGCCACCGAGACGGCGATGTTGCTGATCGTGGCCGCCCACCTCGACATGGACACCGCCTGGCAGCTCGTCACGGGCGGCGCCCGCGAGGTCATGGGTCTGCCGCCCGCCGGCCCCTCGCCGGGCCTCCGGGCCGACCTGCTGCTGGTCCGGGCGGGCGGGCTCGACGACGTGATCGCCGACGCGCCACCCGACCGGATCGTGCTGCGGGCGGGCTGCGTGGTGGCGGCGAGGGAGGTCCTCGTCGTCGTCGACCCCGGTGTCGCGCCGTGCGGCGGCACCTCGCCCCGTGCCCTACCGCCCGACGACCGAACCCCCACCACCCACCAACCGGCACCCACCTACGAGGAGACCCGATGA
- a CDS encoding helix-turn-helix domain-containing protein yields the protein MTTARGDSLDRLGARIRHHRRQLGLTLVEVADQAGISQPFLSQIERGKAAPSMSTLEGLAHALGTTQAHLLDAVTAGGDPTATGPAGQDSGPGDPIHVQRSTEGATLTRAEGTVGGHTRLLPGGPGGTQFLEFVETNHVPGRFFEHPGQEWLYVTRGTVLLEVGDSHSRLEAGDVARYDGTLPHRWYVPDGGEACLIVARPG from the coding sequence ATGACCACCGCACGAGGCGACTCGCTGGACCGTCTCGGCGCGCGCATCAGGCACCACCGCCGCCAACTCGGACTGACGCTGGTCGAGGTGGCCGACCAGGCCGGGATCTCGCAACCCTTCCTCAGCCAGATCGAGCGCGGCAAGGCGGCGCCCAGCATGTCCACGCTCGAAGGCCTCGCCCACGCCCTGGGCACGACCCAGGCCCACCTCCTCGACGCGGTCACCGCCGGCGGGGACCCCACCGCCACCGGCCCCGCCGGCCAGGATTCGGGCCCCGGCGACCCGATCCACGTCCAACGCTCCACCGAGGGCGCCACCCTGACCCGGGCGGAGGGCACGGTCGGCGGCCACACCCGACTCCTGCCCGGAGGCCCGGGGGGCACGCAGTTCCTCGAGTTCGTGGAGACCAATCACGTCCCGGGCCGGTTCTTCGAACACCCCGGCCAGGAATGGCTCTACGTCACCCGGGGCACCGTCCTGCTCGAAGTCGGCGACTCGCACAGCCGACTCGAGGCCGGCGACGTCGCGAGATACGACGGCACCCTCCCCCACCGCTGGTACGTGCCCGACGGCGGCGAGGCGTGCCTCATCGTCGCCCGGCCGGGTTGA
- a CDS encoding HNH endonuclease signature motif containing protein, producing the protein MTSTSKSDAHDSSSHAAAVPDATAPDATAPDATGAPGPFVPPKGFTTATGPAVDVIVPEAYSRWDPHQQRGYLAQRLINAAEGRTVAFAYDCVRVAGQRDRHRDPWETAASMVSASMALSRHGASRLVTTAVELTERLPRTAALLTTGWIGILAAHTIAEETAMVADELMPELDRRISEALAPTRRRTHPPRLGPLRKMLTKTVSACDPVGADARAREARRDQDVEMVPLADDRALITAHLTAETAVEIADRIDALARTASEDDPRSLGELRAAGLLALSRGWACLPDVDGGHPGDPDGQAAARRVTIYAYDDGSPGNRGLTLAGYGPITGHTAEQLERNARRRIDSLADLADPESDAARRYAPSEALSRFCKGRDGTCVFPGCQTPAEKTDLDHIIPFDHDNPECGGHTTSDDLGSLCRFHHRLKTDGIWAYYRDTDGTYVWLHGPNHPEADPGTRITTVPGGPLAALAAPRHPESSRRQQEAAEAGRTGGGSPISRRRPHLRHRRAAERSRLRAQAHHRRQEDRAGRPPRSAHLQDDRPQQDQPQSSALDDEPPF; encoded by the coding sequence ATGACGAGCACCTCCAAGTCCGACGCCCATGATTCCTCCTCCCATGCCGCGGCCGTCCCAGATGCGACCGCCCCCGATGCGACCGCCCCCGATGCGACCGGTGCCCCCGGCCCGTTCGTGCCGCCTAAGGGGTTCACCACGGCGACGGGTCCCGCCGTCGACGTGATCGTTCCGGAGGCCTACTCGCGGTGGGATCCGCATCAACAGCGCGGATATCTCGCACAACGCCTGATCAACGCGGCGGAGGGGCGCACTGTCGCCTTCGCCTATGACTGCGTCCGGGTCGCAGGACAGCGCGACCGCCACCGGGACCCGTGGGAAACCGCCGCCTCGATGGTCAGCGCCTCGATGGCGTTGTCCCGGCACGGCGCCTCGCGTCTGGTCACCACCGCGGTCGAGTTGACCGAGCGCCTCCCCCGTACCGCGGCCCTGCTCACGACCGGGTGGATCGGCATCCTCGCCGCCCACACGATCGCGGAGGAGACCGCGATGGTCGCGGACGAGCTCATGCCCGAGCTCGACAGGCGGATCAGTGAAGCGCTGGCCCCCACCAGACGCCGCACCCACCCACCGAGACTCGGCCCGCTACGGAAAATGCTCACCAAGACCGTCTCGGCGTGCGACCCGGTCGGGGCCGACGCCAGGGCGAGGGAGGCGCGGCGGGACCAGGATGTCGAGATGGTGCCGCTGGCCGACGACAGGGCGCTGATCACCGCGCACCTCACCGCCGAGACGGCTGTCGAGATCGCAGATCGCATCGACGCCCTGGCGCGCACCGCCTCCGAGGACGATCCGCGTTCTCTCGGTGAGCTGCGAGCAGCGGGCCTCCTGGCGCTGAGTCGTGGGTGGGCCTGCCTGCCCGACGTCGACGGCGGACACCCCGGTGATCCGGACGGGCAGGCTGCCGCCCGGCGGGTGACCATCTACGCCTACGACGACGGCAGTCCGGGCAATCGTGGCCTCACGCTGGCCGGGTACGGGCCGATCACCGGCCACACCGCCGAGCAACTGGAGCGCAACGCTCGTCGCCGGATCGACTCACTGGCCGACCTCGCGGACCCCGAATCGGACGCGGCCCGGCGGTACGCGCCCTCCGAGGCGTTGTCGCGCTTCTGCAAGGGCCGGGACGGCACCTGCGTCTTCCCCGGTTGCCAGACGCCCGCGGAGAAGACCGATCTGGACCACATCATCCCGTTCGACCACGACAACCCGGAGTGCGGCGGGCACACCACGTCCGATGATCTCGGCTCCCTCTGCCGCTTCCACCACCGACTCAAGACCGACGGCATCTGGGCCTATTACCGGGACACCGACGGGACCTACGTCTGGCTCCACGGCCCCAACCACCCGGAAGCCGACCCCGGAACGCGCATCACGACGGTCCCCGGCGGACCGCTGGCCGCACTCGCCGCACCGCGCCATCCGGAATCCAGCCGGCGTCAGCAGGAGGCGGCCGAGGCCGGCAGGACCGGCGGCGGTTCACCGATCTCGCGCAGGCGCCCCCACCTGCGTCACCGCCGCGCCGCGGAGCGCAGCAGGCTGCGAGCCCAGGCCCACCACCGTCGACAGGAGGACCGGGCCGGGCGCCCACCGCGTTCCGCCCACCTGCAGGACGACCGGCCGCAGCAGGACCAGCCGCAGTCCTCGGCACTCGACGATGAACCGCCGTTCTGA
- a CDS encoding SidA/IucD/PvdA family monooxygenase, with protein sequence MTSVMPDAPTFPTPGAIDPAADPAASPAAGAGRGPRRLADADARLAALTARVREDIATTSHARDWIPREPGSAQLDVLVIGGGQAGLGTAFALGRQRIDRVLVVDDGPADRVGCWDRYARMHTLRSPKHMRGIEFDVPSLHVRRWFEAVYGERAWQEIDLVPRLDWNDYLRWYRTAAGIEVRHETRVAAVHRPATADGPFVVEVTAADGHTQTVTARRIVFALGLNGGGGQRVPEMIRALPRERWFHTEDPIDFEALRGRRVAVLGGGASGFDNAATALDHGAARAEVFMRRDTVPDSNPLRWMEFPGMQERFYDLDDRAKWDFTLLSGGLPQPPTQHTVWRCFAHPGFALHTGCGWDSVEVADDGAGGTELAIDTPGGRFHADVVIAATGYEVDLRLRPELAEFVDDIALWADVHDYASDHPAGRNPYLGPGFEFTERRPGSAPWVARLHHFSTGARTSMGVTGNQLSGIYGGVGRIAGAVTTAITRENWDHLADDFADFEFREVRSIGPHRPDDGWYPTSPRF encoded by the coding sequence ATGACCTCCGTGATGCCCGACGCGCCCACGTTCCCCACACCGGGCGCAATCGACCCCGCAGCCGACCCCGCCGCAAGCCCCGCCGCCGGTGCCGGCCGGGGTCCCCGCCGCCTGGCCGACGCCGACGCGAGGCTCGCGGCGCTGACCGCCCGCGTCCGCGAGGACATCGCCACCACCAGCCACGCACGGGATTGGATCCCGCGTGAGCCCGGGTCCGCGCAGCTCGACGTGCTCGTCATCGGGGGCGGCCAGGCCGGGCTCGGCACCGCCTTCGCGCTCGGCCGTCAACGGATCGACCGGGTCCTGGTGGTGGACGACGGGCCCGCCGATCGGGTGGGCTGCTGGGACCGCTACGCACGGATGCACACCCTGCGCAGCCCCAAACACATGCGAGGCATCGAGTTCGATGTCCCGTCGTTGCATGTCCGCCGCTGGTTCGAGGCGGTCTACGGCGAGCGGGCGTGGCAGGAGATCGACCTCGTGCCGCGTCTGGACTGGAACGACTACCTGCGCTGGTACCGCACTGCGGCGGGGATCGAGGTCCGTCATGAGACGCGGGTGGCGGCCGTCCACCGACCCGCCACGGCGGATGGCCCCTTCGTCGTGGAGGTGACCGCCGCGGACGGGCACACACAGACCGTGACCGCCAGGCGGATCGTGTTCGCGCTCGGCCTGAACGGGGGCGGCGGGCAGCGGGTCCCGGAGATGATTCGCGCGCTGCCGCGCGAGCGCTGGTTCCACACCGAGGACCCGATCGACTTCGAGGCACTTCGCGGCCGGCGGGTCGCAGTCCTGGGCGGGGGAGCCTCCGGGTTCGACAACGCCGCCACCGCCCTCGACCACGGCGCCGCTCGAGCTGAGGTGTTCATGCGGCGGGACACCGTCCCGGACTCCAACCCACTGCGGTGGATGGAGTTCCCCGGCATGCAGGAACGCTTCTACGACCTCGACGATCGGGCGAAGTGGGACTTCACCCTCCTCAGTGGGGGCCTGCCGCAGCCACCGACCCAGCACACGGTGTGGCGGTGCTTCGCCCACCCCGGCTTCGCACTGCACACCGGCTGCGGCTGGGACTCGGTCGAGGTGGCCGACGACGGGGCCGGCGGTACCGAACTCGCGATCGACACCCCCGGCGGCCGTTTCCACGCCGATGTGGTGATCGCCGCGACCGGGTACGAGGTCGATCTGCGACTGCGGCCGGAACTCGCTGAGTTCGTCGACGACATCGCCCTGTGGGCCGACGTGCACGACTACGCCTCCGACCACCCGGCAGGCCGCAACCCCTACCTCGGCCCGGGTTTCGAGTTCACCGAACGCCGACCGGGCTCCGCGCCCTGGGTGGCCCGGTTACACCACTTCTCGACCGGCGCGCGCACGTCCATGGGCGTCACCGGCAACCAGTTGTCCGGCATCTACGGTGGTGTGGGTCGAATCGCGGGGGCGGTCACCACCGCGATCACCCGCGAGAACTGGGACCACCTCGCGGACGACTTCGCGGACTTCGAGTTCCGCGAGGTCCGGTCGATCGGCCCGCACCGCCCCGACGACGGCTGGTACCCGACGAGCCCCCGCTTCTGA
- the alc gene encoding allantoicase, translated as MTNAPASATATATATATALAPDVFSLPDLASRELAGAVVWANDEFFAEKENLILPGDPVFDPALFGLKGKVYDGWETRRRRDPGEDTAIIRLGVPGRVHGVVVDTAYFRGNYPPRVAVDGVWIDGHPTMDDLLDAPWQLLVPPSPVAGDARNSFEVPDPARRPVTHVRLRMLPDGGVARLRVHGEPTPDPRFLTGTIDLAAAENGGRVVDCSDLFYSSPENIIAPGRSRHMGEGWENARRRGDGNDHVTLALAGEGTVDRVEIDTSYYIGNAPGAASLRGVRCVDDLGSPDRWIDLVSRTPLLPDCRHRFVVPPTEQVRYVRLDVFPDGGIARLRVHGRLTEAALNAMASAVPADH; from the coding sequence ATGACCAACGCCCCTGCTTCTGCCACCGCGACTGCCACCGCGACTGCCACCGCCCTCGCGCCGGACGTCTTCTCGCTGCCCGACCTGGCCTCCCGCGAGCTAGCGGGGGCGGTGGTCTGGGCGAACGACGAGTTCTTCGCCGAGAAGGAGAACCTGATCCTGCCCGGCGACCCGGTATTCGATCCGGCGCTCTTCGGCCTCAAGGGCAAGGTCTACGACGGCTGGGAGACACGGCGCCGACGCGACCCTGGTGAGGACACCGCGATCATCAGACTCGGTGTGCCCGGACGGGTCCACGGCGTGGTGGTCGACACCGCCTACTTCCGCGGCAACTACCCGCCCCGGGTCGCGGTCGACGGTGTGTGGATCGATGGTCACCCCACCATGGACGACCTGCTCGACGCGCCGTGGCAACTCCTCGTCCCTCCCAGCCCGGTAGCCGGGGACGCCCGCAATAGTTTCGAGGTGCCGGATCCGGCCCGACGGCCCGTGACGCACGTCCGCCTGCGGATGCTGCCCGACGGCGGGGTCGCGCGGCTGCGGGTTCACGGCGAACCGACCCCGGACCCACGCTTCCTCACCGGCACCATCGACCTCGCCGCAGCGGAGAACGGCGGCAGGGTGGTGGACTGCTCCGACCTGTTCTACTCGTCACCGGAGAACATCATCGCGCCCGGTCGCTCCCGGCACATGGGCGAGGGATGGGAGAACGCACGCCGTCGCGGGGACGGGAACGACCACGTCACCCTGGCACTGGCGGGGGAGGGAACGGTGGACCGAGTCGAGATCGACACCTCCTACTACATCGGCAACGCACCCGGCGCCGCGTCGTTGCGGGGCGTCCGATGCGTCGACGATCTGGGCTCGCCGGACCGGTGGATCGACCTGGTGTCGCGCACCCCGCTGCTCCCGGACTGCCGACACAGGTTCGTGGTCCCGCCGACCGAGCAGGTCCGGTACGTCCGCCTCGACGTCTTCCCCGATGGCGGCATCGCGCGACTGCGAGTCCACGGCCGGCTGACAGAGGCTGCCCTGAACGCGATGGCCTCCGCGGTCCCCGCGGACCACTGA
- the allB gene encoding allantoinase AllB, translating to MTHPDLVFQAHRAIVDGVEREALVVVADGTIKTVDVDPGALGRAPADVPTVTLPREVVLLPGLVDTHVHVNEPGRTDWEGFASATRAAACGGVTMLLDMPLNSSPVTTSPAALDAKLTSTVGKLHVDTGFWGGAVPENLGRLRELWDRGVFGFKCFLLHSGIDEFPPLDRAQMLSAMAEIAGFGGLLIVHAENAETIDAQTPPAGPDYEGFLDSRPVAAEVRAVAQVIDGVRRTGCRAHILHLSAADALPLIRDAKAEGLPITVETCPHYLSLFAEEIQPGATHFKCCPPIRGAGNRERLWEGLRDGTIDLVVSDHSPCVPELKRFDTGDFGEAWGGIASVQLGLPIMWSEARRRGMGLPDVVRWMASGPAEFAGLSDRGAIRPGARADLVVLAPDEAFVVLPERLQHRNPVTAYAERALAGVVTQVYLGGRRTGPDLPARGRTVFRDHAATTPAPAAETGDRS from the coding sequence ATGACCCACCCCGACCTGGTGTTCCAGGCCCACCGAGCGATCGTCGACGGCGTCGAGCGGGAAGCCCTCGTCGTCGTCGCCGACGGCACCATCAAGACCGTCGACGTCGACCCGGGTGCACTCGGCCGGGCACCCGCCGACGTCCCCACCGTGACCCTGCCCCGCGAGGTCGTCCTGCTCCCCGGACTCGTCGACACGCACGTGCACGTCAACGAGCCCGGACGCACCGACTGGGAGGGTTTCGCCAGCGCCACCCGCGCCGCGGCCTGCGGCGGGGTCACCATGCTGCTGGACATGCCACTCAACTCCAGCCCCGTGACCACCAGCCCGGCCGCGCTCGACGCCAAGCTCACCAGCACGGTGGGCAAGCTGCACGTCGACACCGGGTTCTGGGGCGGCGCGGTGCCGGAGAACCTCGGCCGGCTGCGCGAACTCTGGGACCGCGGGGTGTTCGGGTTCAAGTGCTTCCTGCTGCACTCCGGTATCGACGAGTTCCCGCCCCTGGACCGCGCGCAGATGCTGTCGGCCATGGCCGAGATCGCGGGGTTCGGTGGACTGCTCATCGTGCACGCCGAGAACGCCGAGACCATCGACGCCCAGACCCCGCCCGCCGGGCCGGACTACGAGGGTTTCCTGGACTCCCGGCCGGTGGCCGCCGAGGTGCGGGCGGTCGCGCAGGTCATCGACGGCGTCCGCCGCACGGGCTGCCGGGCGCACATCCTGCACCTGTCCGCCGCCGACGCACTGCCACTGATCCGCGACGCCAAGGCAGAGGGGCTGCCCATCACCGTGGAGACGTGCCCTCACTACCTGTCCCTGTTCGCCGAGGAGATCCAGCCCGGTGCGACCCACTTCAAGTGCTGCCCGCCGATCCGCGGGGCCGGCAACCGGGAGCGGCTGTGGGAGGGACTGCGCGACGGGACGATCGACCTCGTCGTCTCGGACCACTCACCGTGCGTGCCGGAGCTCAAGCGCTTCGACACCGGCGACTTCGGCGAGGCGTGGGGCGGGATCGCCTCCGTCCAGCTGGGGCTGCCGATCATGTGGTCCGAGGCCCGCCGCCGGGGGATGGGGTTGCCCGACGTGGTGCGGTGGATGGCCTCCGGGCCCGCCGAGTTCGCCGGGTTGTCCGACCGCGGCGCGATCCGGCCCGGCGCCCGCGCGGACCTGGTGGTCCTCGCACCCGACGAGGCGTTCGTGGTGTTGCCCGAGCGTCTCCAGCACAGGAACCCCGTGACCGCCTACGCCGAACGCGCCCTGGCCGGCGTCGTGACGCAGGTCTACCTCGGTGGTCGGCGGACCGGTCCCGACCTGCCCGCCCGCGGCCGGACGGTGTTCCGGGACCACGCCGCCACCACGCCCGCCCCCGCCGCCGAGACCGGAGACCGATCATGA